CGCTCCATCCGTCGGACGTTGCACTCCACGGCCGTGCGGCTGGTGATCTGCCGAGCGCAGGACTGGGGAAACCAGCCCCGCTCGCCGTCCCTGAGCCGCTCACCCCAGCACCAGCCTAGGAGAGGAGCGGGGATGGTCACGCCAGGGGGACGGGCCACAGCCCCCGGGGACGCGGTGGAAGGAGAGGGCTCCaccgctgccctgcccggcggcACCGGCCAGAGGTGGCCAGGGAAAGCTTCACAGGGGAGGAGGTTCCTGATTTATTGCTTCTGGGGCTTATTTCTCGGACTTTTGTGgtctctgctgctggctgccagccaCAGCCTGCGCCGTGGAGTCACTGGTAAGTGACACACCAGCCGCCCATCCCTTGGCAGTGCCACCTCCATCAGCCTCCATGGACCCACCGTCATCTGCTGGGACACAGCACCAGCCAGCGACACGGACCCCGCCAGCAGCTAGGGTTTCCTGGAAGCTTCTGGAAATTGCTAAAATTCTGGTTCAGTGGGATCACTGAAGCTTTTCCACCCCACCATTGCTCTACCTAAGGTAAGCCTTCCCCGGCCGCAGCTCCCCGCTGCCGACACTCACCGTCCTCTCCCCCCAGCACCAGGACGACGTCCGCCTGCTGCAGGGAAATCTCGTCCGCCTCTTTAGCCAGGTAGGCGCGGGTGATCTCCACTTGGCTCAGCTCTGCGGGGGACAGCAGGGCCCGAGTGAGCAGGCACGgccggcagccgcagccccgcaCCCTGCTCCCTTCCCCGCCTGCCCCCTCCAAGCGCATGGGGAGGGGAAGCCAAAGCTCTTCTACAGCCTGAGGCATCGCTGGAATTTCACTGTGCCTCCTAGGGAATGTACCGAAGGTTTATTGTGACCGATAACTTAATGGGAGGCAACTCCTAATGAGCCAGGCTTGGTACCCTGAGTTCTCCTCTCCATCACGTGGTACCCTGTGTTCCCTCCATCGACACACGTCCTCAGCCCCTTCGCCAGCAGGAGCGGATAAGAACAGGGTAAAAACCTGTGCCTGGAAATGCTCAGGCTCCAGTCTGACCGCTAATCCCCTGACTTCCAGCATCCTGGTACCTCCTTTAGGAGTGGTGTCCGGCTTTTCCTTTTCTCGGTGCATCAGCGCAGCAATCCACCGGGCCCGGTCACTCCTGGCAGAGGGAAAGCCCATGTTACAAAAGAAGGCGTAGAGACAGCATCCctgttgctggcagcagctgggaaattCCCAGCAGGATGAAGGCTTTCCCGGGAAGCCAGACTGGACAAGCATTTGGTCAGAGCATTCAATGCAAAGATTCATCACAAGTTGGTACACATCACCCAGCCGCTTTGCTTAATTTGCACCAGGGGAAGCATTATACAGGAATTATATGGGAAATCTAAAAGACAGCAAGGGGAGAAGCCCGCGCAGGTCCCCCtttctgggaggaggaggagggagggaaaggtgctTTGCAGAGGCCTGAGGGGGATTTCCAGGGCCCCAGTTTATCCCACAAGCAAGAACGTGCACCCTGTGAAACGCCACCGGGCCACTCACAGCGTCTCCGCCGACAGCACGACCTCCTCCCGCCTGCCCTCGCTGTCCCTCTCCATCACCACGCGCAGCAGGTGCCCGCCAGCCGCGCCGCGGGCCATGCCACCGCTCCCCGCCTTGCCGGGCGGGGGGGAAGGTGGCTCGGCGTTCTCCATCTTCTCCACCGTGACCTGGTCCAGCGTGGCGTAGTTCATGACGGTGTAGCTCTCCTCGCTGCGGCAAGGACGGGATCAGCACCTCAGCCAAGCACAGCCGCAGAGCAGGTGCTGACATCGGGGACCGAGCTGCCCCCCGGCACGGCCCAGAGCCCCGGCGGGTGAAGTCCAGTGGGCACCACCGAGGTGACCATCACGGTGAGGACATGGGCTGATGCCCGGGGGTGGGACACGGCTCCGCGGACTTGCCGGCCGGCCAGCCACAAACAGAAGCAAGGCCaagggctgcggggctgggcgcTTCCCTTCTGGCCAACAGGGGACACCTCAATAAAGGTCAAAACGGGGAAATCTCGGGAATCGCTTAGGCTACGTGCTGCTTGGGAAATCGAGATTTTTTAACCTCCCTAGTTGTTATGCAGGGAAAGcaaggggtgtccccccccgAGCCTTACCTCTTCTTCTTGGTGATGATCAGGACGTCATTGAACAAGAAGAGGTAGCAGAGCCTGCCGGCGCCTCGGCGGAAGATGCCCGCCTCTTCCGACAGCAGCAGGTACAGCTCCCCCCGCTTCCGCAGCCAGCGGGACGCAGAGATCAGCGGGAAAGGCTGAAACGGATCAAAGAAAAGTCCTGACTTACTGGCTCACCGGCAGCAGGCAAAACCAAGCCCAGAACCTGTATTTGAACTTGCAGTGGACCCCGGGGACAGTCGGGATGGACACATCACACATTTTTAAGCGTTTTTTCCAGGAGACTTTCCAGGAGGCTGGTgaggaagcagagcagcacaCCTGGAGACGCAGCCCCCCCGCACGGCAGCAGCGGGGCACCGTGTCAAGGCTTTACCGGAGCCCTTTGGAAAGCTGCCCACACCTGACAGTCCCACAGCCAGACGAAGGGCCCGTCTGCCGGGAACCAGCCAGCCAGGGCAGAGCGCGCTGCCAGCCGATCCGCCCGGGGAAAACCTCCTCTTGTCAGGGGCGAGTCCAGCTTTCACCGCCGTGAGCGGGAGATGAAGGCTCAGCCCGAGGCAGAAGAGAACGCGAAGGGTTGTGAGGGAGCGTGGATTACCCAGGACTGCTCTGCTGAACCCTCCAAGCTGGCAGGGCGGGCGCCCAGAAACCCAGATTTAAGtcagaacagcaggaaaaaaaaaaaaaaaaaaaaaaaaaaaaaaaaaaaaaggccacccGGGGCATGGAGCGGTGCTGCTGGTCCTGCAGCAGCGATGCTCCAGCTGGAAGGATTCCCAGGACAGGTCTGACACGCCTGGGATGGGCCACTCTCCCAGCACGCCCCCCGAACATTTCCTCCCGCCACTTCCACAAGACCTCACcttcttttttccaaattccAGCTGTTTCTGCAGGGTGTACATCTGCTCTGTCCTCTCCATACTGCGCGCTCCGTCATTGCAGTTCTTCACCAGCTAGAAAAAGAACAACACCCCAAGGGAAGAGGAGAATGGCAGGAGGCTGAGCCCACCCGTCCTCCGCCGCCAGGTCGAGCGGCTTCCCTCAACAGCAGAAACAGCCGAGCCCCGGCACAGGGTTCAAGCCAGGTTTGGGGAAAGGCAGCTGGAGGTTCTCCTGCCACTAAGGAGATCTCCAGGAGAGAGACGGCACGTTTCCTCTGCCTGGAGAAGGACAAAAGTGAAACCGCACCAAGCCCGAGCTTCACCGAGGAGCAGTACGAAGAGGAAGAATTAATCAGAATTAAGAGAGGAGGATGAATGCCCagagagggggaggggagggcagaggccTTCCACAGGCAGGTGAAGCAATGCCACACTGAGCGGGCAGCTGTGTGGCACCCCGGCCCCTCGCGCTGGCGAGATGCCGCTCTGCCGGCCACCCCtccagcccggggcagggtggtcCAGCGTGGTCTGGATGGGGGCCACGCATTTTGTTCCACCAAGGGATGAGCAAGCCGGACAGACCACGAGCAGCAGGAGTGCACTGCCAAGAGCTGGGCTTTAGGGGGACAAAAGGAAGAGCCGCCACCGCCACTTTGGTGGCCATAATCTCCGTGGTGCATTGCCTTGCGTGAGTGACCACCAGATGGGAAACCAGATGGAGAGGAGACAGGGGAGCACGACTCCCACCACTCCCGATGCTCCTTCGCTCCTCTACATTTTGCTCTTTGCTTTGTTCACTACTCTTTGCCTAAATCTCCAAAAACCACGGCAAGGAAGTGTCACAGCTCGCTGTCACCTCGAGGTTCTGAGAAGAGAGAGCGCTAATGGAGAAGATGGCACTGAAAGGAAGGACAAAAGATGGgccaaagaggaaagaaggaaagacggcaagaaaaaggaaaaaatcaagatCAGGTGAAAAAGGCGAGCGAGGGAGAAGACGTGTAGATCCAGCAGCTGTTTGGGGCAGAGAGATCCCAAGTGAACCGATGTAGGGGGGAAAATGAGAGGCCAGAACGGCAGGCTCGGGGCCAGGGTGACGAGCTGGAGGGAGGAAAGGTGGAGAGCTGGCGGCCGGGCCTCACCTTGCTGATGGCTTTCAGAGCTCTGGTGGCAGCTCCGTACGCTGCAgtgcatgcttttgttttttgacAGACAGTCTAGAATGTCAAGACAAGACGCTTTAGTGACATTGCAAGACAGAGACCTGCGcatcagccacttccctgggatTTCAGGACGTGGCACGGCTCGAGCCGTTCCCAACGGTCAGCCTGGCAGCGGGAGAGGCACAAAGCAAGGTTTAGCAGTGAATCTGGTTTCTGCTGGGGCTTTCACATCAGATACGTGCCTGAGCATCACCCGGCGCACCGGGCATTCCCCTGGCCCTCTCTGCCGCAGCCCACCACAGACCGGGAGCAGTTACCAGAGATCCCACGTCCAGCAGCTTTGCTGTTTACAGCAGCTGCGTCCACAAGTCCCAGATTTCAGTGAAGCTTGTGCAAAACCTGCTCTCCCTTCCTGGGCCATCTAACTGTTAATCAAACGGGACGCTCGTGTCACCCCACTCTGGGTACCCAGGTGCAGCACGGGACACAGAAGAACCTCACGTCGCTCCAGTGGATGGTGCCGAGACGTGAAGCGTTATTCACAACGCTTTAAGCTGCGCATCCGACACCCACAAGAAGCAGATCGCTCTGGATCTAAATCCTGAACACAGGCTCAGGCATCCCAGCCTCGGCTCCCAGAGGGATGGAAGTccaagcaggaggctgtcccGGGCTCAGCGAGCCAAAGACGGGCTATAACACCGTCACCTCTTGAGAGGTGCCAAGCAATGCCACCCTGTGACTTACTTACATCTAACAGCAGGGGAAGCCGCGTTACCCTCTGCATAGGGAGAATGAGAAAGGATATCATTGGCAGGCCTCCACATTCTGGTTTCCTTTCAATTTGTTTCAAGGCCTCTTTAAATAAGGGGTTTGTGGTTCTGGAACGGGACAAGAAAGCTCCATTAACTCTGTTCTTCGGTTATCAAGatttttcccagctctgcccctgctgctCAAGGGCAGCCTGATCTCCGAGcacccagctgggctggggagggacggAGCCGTCAGGAGGTGGGGGAAAAGCACCGAGAGATGTCGAGTCCACCAAAAGGCAGGTAAAGCCGTAGACGTACCAACAGCAGACACACACTTGACCTGCACCACCAGCATGATCCGGAGGCAAACAGCTTCCCCACGTGTCCCTAACACACCACATATGTGCTATTGACCTTGGCGAGACCCATCTGCCTTTCAGTACGTGGTAGCGTTTCCCCCACTTCTCCCCGTCCTTCACCCTTCTTACTGCGCAACACAAACCACATGCTAATCACCCGACACAGACACACTGAGGTCTAGAAGAAACTCTGCTCAGAAAGGAGACGGCATTCCTTAGGGAAAAGGAAACAGCCAGAGGCTGAGGGAGGCGCGGGCAGGTCGCAGTCCCGTCTGCAGCCAGCTGGCCGCCCTGGAGCCCAGACCCTGGCCGGCAACTCCTTCGCAAGCCCAAGCGCAGCAGCACTCACAGCAGCATCTGGAGAGTCCTCTGCTGGTAGACTTCATTGGAGCAGTAGCTGACGTAGGGAGTGAAGTGGTTCGAGGCGTGTTCTTCCACGATGTCACTGATGTCAGGAATGAGGAGGTTTTCCTGGTGTCGCTTCTCTAGCGCTTCAAAGAAGCTAAGGAGAGAATTTCAAACAAAGTCACTACGCCACTCGTTAGGGCCGGACAAACCGAACACATGTATGTTTAATGATGTTCCCACTGCTGCTTTTCCCCAGTTTTCCCAGAGGAGACAAGGCCCTGGTCAGCCCCACGCAGCTGGGACACCCACGGCTCCAGCGCGGCCCCGGCAGCTCCGCTGCAGAGACGGGGGACGCAGCGCTCGAGCACCCCCGGCCCCAGACGCACACGCTTCCTCCGTTCCCGCACGAGATCCCGCCTCCACTTTGGCTCTCCGGGAATATTCGTTTCTGCCCCACCAGGGCCGCTTCTGGCCAGCTGCGGAAGCCACAAGCCCTCAACGCCCCCGCAGCAGTTCCCAGGCCCGcgctctcctcctgctctttcccACACGGACACGGCTCGCCGGCCGCCCCGAGCACCCGCTCCCCACCTCCCGGGCAGCAAAGGCCACGCTTATGGTGGGGCAGTTTCTTTGAAGGGGCAGTTTCAGCTTCATGGCAGCACCAGGACACGCGAGGAGGAGTCTCCAGGCACACAGGAGTGTCCCGAGCATGGGGACAGGGGCTCAGCCAGCCCTCAGTGCCCGATGGCAGCTGCACGACTGAGCACCACCATTATAACCCATTAAAAAAACTGGGTGTAAGAGTAACAGATCATCTTCCATGAGACATTCAGGTCCTGAGCATGTAACGGCAGGAAGGCACCGCAGGGGAGCATGCTGCGACACAAGGGATTAGGAAAAAGGGCAATAGGTGGGATGTTTCATTCTCTTAACAAATCCAAGGGATGGTTGTTTTCATACGGCAAATAAACAGAGCTCCGGAGTCCCTCCTCCCGGCCTGCCTGGTCCCAACCCCACGCCAATGGCCCCCACTTGCCTCGTGCTGACCGTCAGGATGTCGCTGATGTTGGAGAAGAGGTGGTGGTGCTCCATCTGAGTCATGGTCCCCTTCAGCTCCTCCGACCGCATGAAGTGGCGCACCAGGACGCTCAGGCTGTGCATGTAGGAGTACTCAGAAGTGATGAtctcaaacattgcctgaaaaaaAGCAGGGCAGTGAAGACGTAACAGCACAAACTGACTAAACAAGGCAGTGAATTAAAACTTGGTATATCTTATTTACATTCAGTTGGCACAAAACCACTGGAAATTACTTCGCTCGAACGGTACGGCATTCCCTGTATCATCTCATGCATTGCCTGACCTACACCAGTAACTTCAGCATGTTCTAGTGCACTCAGGCATTAATAAGCCACAGCACTAAGACGTTTTCCCTTCCAGCGGCTACTTCCCACCAGCATCCGAAGGAGTTGCCTGCATCCCCTCCATGACATGCGGGTGAGCCCTCCCAGCGCTGCCCAgtcccagagctgctggaaaaagcagcagcaccatAACCCAGAGCCCTGCTCCGAGCCAACCCCCGTGCACGAGCTCCCGGACACAGCCACTCGTGTCCCTGCTGCCTTTGGCATCCACGTCACCCTCCTGGGAACGCCGAAGGCTCCTCTCACCTCCTGCCGCTTGCGCTCCTCGGGCGAGATCTTCTGGAGGATGCCCGAGTCCAGCACCTGCGGGCGAGAGGCCGCATCAGCTGCCGCCTTCGCCCCGACCGACGGTCCTTGCACGCCCTCTAGTGCAGTCCAGCCCCGCACAGCCCACCAGACCCACCGCAGCACCATCTCCCACCGCCGCATCGTTTCCCATTGCAGCACCATCTCCCACCGCAGCACCGTCTCCCACCGCAGCATCACCGTCTCCCACGGCTCCGCAGCCCTCAGTGattagctgctgctgctccgcagGAGGAGATCGCTCTCCccaagggccagcagggaaagcccaggTACGCACAGCAGGAGCATCTGCCTTTCCCCCATCTGCGGGTGAACCTCTCACGACCACAACCGCAGCAGCTCTGCCGGCATCCCGACGAGCCTGGGCAGGAACCTGCGTGTCCCAGCCAGGGCCGGAGAGCCCCAGAACATCCCATGGCAAAGACCAGCGCTGCAGAATTACCCATTCACGGCTTGTTTGGCAGctcagacagcttttaaaatacactCAGCTGTGACCACAAGACATCACGAGCATGGGAACAGCCCGCGGCCAGGGCAAGCGGGGCCTGTCGGACCCTCCGTGCTGCGCTGCTGCCCCTACCTCCGGGAGCTGGCTCCAGGTCACCTGCGCCGGGCGGTAGCTCTGCACCACGATAGTGGCACCCGGTGGGGACGGCTCTTCTGGGATGGACTCCTCCAGCAAATCGTCATCTGACTCATGGCTGACGGAGTTCAGACCTCTCTCACGGATTTCCTGGTACAGCCGGGGCTCTGCATGGGAAAAGGCACAAGGTCAGCGAAGCCTCTCCCAGCTGCGGCCCATGGCTTCCCTTCCCACTGCCGCCAGGAGCCCTGCCACGGGCGCCGGCGAGGCCGGGCCAGCACCTCCCCACCAAGGTCGGACTTTGCACAGCTCCAATTCACCAGCAGCTCCCGCTCCCGGCAGCTTCCCGCAGCTCTCCGGGTTTGCCTGGAGCAAGCAAAGCCGGGAGCGCTCCAGCTGCGAGCACGGCAGCTTCATCACGCCCCAGGGAGCGGGAAGGCAGGGCTGCCATGCTCCTCTCGCAGCGGGGGAAACAAGGCAAAAGCAATTGCCCCACGCGCGGGACAAGCAGCAGCCCACATGGCAAAGGGACTTGCAGGGATTCTCTCCGCTGGGAAGCGCCCGGTGCCCTGCGAGGCAGAGGGGATGCCAGAGCCGGCGTGCTTGGGAGGACGGGAGCAGCACTCACGGTCCTTGAACGAGCCACCACGCTTCTGCACCCGCCTCCGCCCAAAGGTTCTCtgcaagaggaagaagaggagaacacGCTGCGGCCACTGTGTTTCTGTCCACAGGAAAAGTTTAGCTCcttcaggaaggaggagaagttACCTGCGCGGCCCGTCAGGCTGTTCTTTCAGCCTGATTTTTGTCTGAGATTTTGTTTGCCTTACCGGAGTGACTCAGCTTTCACCTTGCGTTATCGGGGTCGCGATCTAAACCATTTTGCAGTTACGCCGCCGCCTTTCACATCTCTCTGTCTCACACCTGGACTTTGCCTGCACTGGAGCCtcccgctccccagccctgcttcacCCATGTTTGTGTACAACCGACCGCCACCGCGGAGCCGCGCGCCCGGCCAACCCCACCCTGCAAACATGCCCGCGGCCGCCTGCCGACAGCGAGGGCCACACAGCAGCCAGTTACACTCCCCACGAAAGCCATGTCGGCTGTTTCCGGGCTCTCCGGGGACCTGCTGGTGACACGCAGGCTTCCCAAGCCACAAGTCACGTCATCAAGCTCAGCAAGCCCTGCCAGCTCCACGCCGGGCTCGCTCAGCTCCGTGGCTGACAGGAGTTGCAGGGAAAAGGCTCCGCAGATCCACCGGCAGCAGCTCATCACCACGAAAATGGGGGCTTGAGCCCCACCTGGGAGCAACTGGGTGACAGCGGGCGCAAAACCCACCTTGTTCCTGCCGGGGCTGCGGTCAGGCCGGGCGCTGCCCTCCTCTGACACGGGTTTCAGCGAGGGGGACGGCGTTCGCCGGCTCCAACTCCGCACCCGGGCCCTTCATGGCCGCGCGGTAGGACATGTTCCTCAGGTTGCGCTTGAGGGTCCCCCCTCCATcatcctccacctcctcctcccgggaGAGGCTGGGGACGGACGCCCGCTTTGGGTCGTGGCCTGGGGGCTCCCGGCTGGACCCGGCCGCCCCAAGGCTCTGGTGCCGGGAGGGGCTGTTCTTGGTCTTGCTGGAGACGGCCAAGCTTCTGGGGATCAGCTGCTGGGTTCCCACCTTCAGGGCGGCCGGGCTGTCCGTGCTGAGGACGATGCGGCGCGGCTCAGCCGAGGTGGGAGAGCCCAGTGCCGAGAGCGAGGTGGCATCGGGCGCCGCGGCACAGCTGCTCTTCCCAGCGGGGGAGGTCGGGCTGGGGGGCTCTGGCCGCAGCGGGTGGCATCGGTACTCCAGGAAAAAGGTCTCTTCATCCCCCGAGCTGCCAGGGGGGCTCCGAGACATGGCGGCGGCACAGGGAACCAGAGCGCTGCGTAAGACAGACAGAGACAGATGGGATGACTCCTCCCAGTAAGGC
The Rissa tridactyla isolate bRisTri1 chromosome 16, bRisTri1.patW.cur.20221130, whole genome shotgun sequence genome window above contains:
- the ARHGEF16 gene encoding LOW QUALITY PROTEIN: rho guanine nucleotide exchange factor 16 (The sequence of the model RefSeq protein was modified relative to this genomic sequence to represent the inferred CDS: deleted 1 base in 1 codon) codes for the protein MAGLRESALVPCAAAMSRSPPGSSGDEETFFLEYRCHPLRPEPPSPTSPAGKSSCAAAPDATSLSALGSPTSAEPRRIVLSTDSPAALKVGTQQLIPRSLAVSSKTKNSPSRHQSLGAAGSSREPPGHDPKRASVPSLSREEEVEDDGGGTLKRNLRNMSYRAAMKGPGAELEPANAVPSLKPVSEEGSARPDRSPGRNKRTFGRRRVQKRGGSFKDQPRLYQEIRERGLNSVSHESDDDLLEESIPEEPSPPGATIVVQSYRPAQVTWSQLPEVLDSGILQKISPEERKRQEAMFEIITSEYSYMHSLSVLVRHFMRSEELKGTMTQMEHHHLFSNISDILTVSTSFFEALEKRHQENLLIPDISDIVEEHASNHFTPYVSYCSNEVYQQRTLQMLLTTNPLFKEALKQIERKPECGGLPMISFLILPMQRVTRLPLLLDTVCQKTKACTAAYGAATRALKAISKLVKNCNDGARSMERTEQMYTLQKQLEFGKKKPFPLISASRWLRKRGELYLLLSEEAGIFRRGAGRLCYLFLFNDVLIITKKKSEESYTVMNYATLDQVTVEKMENAEPPSPPPGKAGSGGMARGAAGGHLLRVVMERDSEGRREEVVLSAETLSDRARWIAALMHREKEKPDTTPKGELSQVEITRAYLAKEADEISLQQADVVLVLGGEDGWCWGERLRDGERGWFPQSCARQITSRTAVECNVRRMERLRIETDV